The Corynebacterium marinum DSM 44953 genome contains the following window.
CGGCCGCCACGTGGAAGAACGTGGCGGCCGGGGCGTCGTGAAGCGGGTGTCTAGCCCTCGACCGGGGTGAGGGAGATCTTGCCGCGGTTGTCGATGTCGGCGATCTCGACCTGGATCTTGTCGCCGACGTTGATCACGTCCTCGACCTTCTCGACGCGCTGGTCGCCGCCGAGGTTGGAGATGTGGATCAGGCCGTCACGGCCCGGGGTCAGGGAGACGAACGCGCCGAACGCGACGGTCTTGACCACGGTGCCCAGGAACCGCTCGCCGACCTTGGGCAGCTGCGGGTTCGCCAGGGAGTTGATCTTCTCCAGGGCGGCGTCTACGGACTCGCCGGAGGTGGCGGAGACGTGGACGGTGCCGTCGTCCTCGATGGAGACCTGTGCGCCGGTCTCCTCCGTGATGGCGTTGATCGTCTTGCCCTTCGGGCCGATGAGCTCGCCGATCTTGGAGACGGGGATCTTCACGCTGGTGATCTTCGGCGCGAGCGCGGACATCTCGTCCGGGCTGTCGATGACCTCGGCCATCGTCTTGAGGATCTCGGTGCGGGCCTCCTTGGCCTGCTCGAGGGCGTCGGTGAGCACCTGCGACGGGATGCCGTCGAGCTTGGTGTCCAGCTGCAGGGCGGTGATGAACTGGGAGGTGCCGGCGACCTTGAAGTCCATGTCGCCGAAAGCGTCCTCCGCGCCCAGGATGTCGGTGAGGGCGACGTACTTGGTCTCGCCGTCGACCTCGTCGGAGACCAGGCCCATGGCGATGCCCGCGACCGGGGCGCGCAGCGGCACGCCCGCGTTGTACATCGACAGGGTTGCCGCACACACGGAGCCCATGGAGGTGGAGCCGTTGGAGCCCAGCGCCTCCGACACCTGGCGGATCGCGTACGGGAAATCCTCGCGGGAGGGGATCACCGGCAGGAGCGCACGCTCTGCGAGCGCGCCGTGTCCGATCTCGCGGCGCTTCGGGGAACCGACGCGGCCCGTCTCGCCGGTGGAGTACGGCGGGAAGTTGTAGTGGTGGATGTAGCGCTTGGAGGTCTCCGGGGACAGCGAGTCGATCTGCTGCTCCATCTTGAGCATGTCCAGGGTGGTCACGCCGAGGATCTGGGTCTCACCGCGCTCGAAGAGGGAGGAACCGTGCGCGCGCGGGATCAGCTCGACCTCGACGCCGAGGTCGCGGATGTCGGCGACGCCGCGGCCGTCGATACGGAAGCCCTCGGTGAGGATCTTGGTGCGCACGATCTGCTTCATCAGCGCGTTGAAGGCGGCACGGATCTGCTTGGAGGCGTCGTCGGTGTTGAACGTGCCGAGCAGGGACTGCTCGATCTCGACCATGTAGTCGTTGGTCGCGTCCTCGCGCTCCTGCTTGCCCTTGACGGACATCAGGTCGGCGAGCTTGCGGCCCGCCTTCTTCTCCACGGCCGAGTAGACCTCGTCGGAGTAGGCCGGGAACAGCGGGAACTCGCGGCGCTCCTTGGCTGCGCGCTCGGCCAGGCCGGCCTGCGCCTTGCACAGCAGGGCGATGAACGGCTTGGCCGCCTCGAGTCCCTCGGACACGGTGGACTCGGTCGGGGCCGGGGAGCCGTCCTTGATGCGCTCGAGAGTGTTCTCACCGGCGGCCGCCTCGACCATCATGATCGCGACGTCTTCGCCCTTGTTGCGGCCCTTCTTGCGGTCCACGATGCGGCCGGCGACGACCATCTCGAAGACGCTCTTGTCGCGCTGCTCGTGCGTCGGGAAAGCGACCCACTGGCCCTTCGGGTGCTTGTCGTCGGCGACCAGCGCCATGCGGACGCCGCCGACGGCGCCGGACACCGGCAGGCCGGAGAGCTGGGTGGCGGCGGAGGCGCCGTTGATGGCGACGACGTCGTAGTAGTCCTCGGGATTCTGGGAGAGGACGGTGATGACGACCTGGACCTCGTTGCGCAGCCCCTTGACGAAGGTCGGGCGCAGCGGGCGGTCGATCAGGCGGCAGGCGAGGATCGCGTCGGTCGACGGGCGGCCCTCGCGGCGGAAGAAGGAACCGGGGATGCGGCCGGCGGCGTACATCCGCTCCTCGACGTCCACCGTCAGCGGGAAGAAGTCGAGGCCTTCACGCGGCTGGTTGGACGCAGTGACCGTCGCCAGCAGCATGTTGTCGTCATCCAGGAAAGTGGTGACGGATCCGCCGGCCTGGCGTGCCAGCTGGCCGGTCTCGAATCGGATGGTGCGGGTACCGAAGTCCCCGTTGTCGATGGTGACGGCTGCCTCGGTGGTGCCGAAATCCTCGTCCACGTGAAATGCCACGGGATTGTTCATGTATCTCCTCGAAAAAAATGTTTGGCGATCGTCGATGCCGCCAGAAAGCGCTGTCTTTGATACAACGAAGGTCTATTCTACCAGGCATGGTCATGCTGGTCATATGGTGCTTGATCACACTGGTGCTCCGCACCCTCCGCCGGGGCGGGGCCGCAGCTCCGCGACTCAGGGACCCAGCTCCGCGCTGACCTCGGGGGAGAAATCGGCCGGATCCGGCCGGGAGGTCCACTCGATGCCGGATCCCTGAACTCGGCCAGGAAGGCGCAGACGACAAAACCCGCCCTGCCGTAACGGCGGGGCGGGTGATGGAGACGTCTGGAAGAACCAGTTAGCGGCGCAGGCCCAGGCGGGCGATCAGGTCGCGGTAACGGGTGATGTTCTCGGCGGCCAGGTACTTCAGCAGCGCGCGACGGCGACCGACCATCAGCAGCAGGCCACGACGGGAGTGGTGGTCGTGCTTGTGGAACTTCAGGTGCTCGGTCAGGGTGTTGATGCGGTTGGTCAGCATTGCGACCTGGGCCTCCGGGGAGCCGGTGTCGGTCTCGTGGAGACCGTACTCGCCGAGGATGGCCTTCTTCTGCTCAGTGGTCAGAGCCATGATGATTCTCAATTCCTTGTTTCAGTCCACATGAAATGTCACCGCGCGAGCGGTGGGCGCAACTGCTGTGGACCGCAGATGCTTCAAAGCCTTGTGGGATCTTACCGGTCTGGCGGACAGTCGACCAAATCCCGCAGCGCTGCCGGAGTCCCCTGCGCCAGGAAGCGTTCGACATCTACGGCCGCGGCGACGCGTGCGGTCTGAAGATCGCAGGCTGGCGGCAGTGTCGTCATTATCCACTTCCCGAACGAATCGAGAAAGCACGGCTGCATTTTCGCTGAGGGCTCATCTACGGCCTCCAGGAAATGTGCTTTCACTCAAACAGCTCACACACTTTCGCCATGAATCTGCTCGATGATTTGTCCCCTTCCTGAATTTCTTTCCCCATCCCCACCCGGCATGTCACCTTGCCGTATCCCCGTTCGAATTAGAGCTCCGCAACCAGGCGCCGTGTCCGACTTCCATGCTTCAATGCCGCTACAAGCAAGTATTTGAATCTGGGAGTTGTTTAGCGCCGTGCCAATCACGATCACCAAAGAGTTTGAGTCCGCCCTCGAGTCGATCCGCTCGGGGAAACACATATTGATCACGGGTAAGGCAGGTACCGGAAAATCAACTCTGCTGCGGACCTACCTCGAATCGCTCAACGATGAGAATGTGCTTGTCACCGCACCGACCGGCGTTGCTGCCCTCAACATCGACGGGTTCACCATCCATCGGTCGTTCGGGTTCCGCCCCGGCATGTACCCCGATGACCTCAAACCAGGTGGTTCGTGGCGACCGGGCAGTCGAGTCACCAGCGTGCTCAAAGCTGTGGATGTGCTCGTGATCGATGAAATCTCCATGGTCCGTGCCGACCTCTTCGACATGATCGACATCGCTCTCCGTCGGATTCGACAGAGCGATGAGCTCTTCGGCGGCGTTCAGCTGGTTCTGGTCGGCGACCTGCTGCAGCTGCCGCCGGTGGTCACGAACCACGAGGCGGAACTATTCAGTTCCCTGTGGGACACACCGTACTTCTTCTCTGCTCACTGTTTCGGAAATCTCGCACTGACCAACATCAACCTGACCACGGTATGGAGGCAAACCGATGAAGAGTTCATCGAAGTGCTGAACCAGGTCCGCGAAGGAAGCGTCGGAGATTCCGCCCTTGCTGTTCTGAACGACCGGGTGGATCCCCATTTCCGCGTGCCGAGTGACTGGGTGACGCTCGCCTCCCACCGTCGCACCGTGGAGAAGATCAATCATGAACGATTGAATGAATTGGAGTCTCCTCGATTCGTCTCCGTCGCTGAGCACGAAGGCCAGACCGACAACAACTCGTTCAGCGGTTCAGAAGAACTGCACTACGCAGTCGGCGCCCGGGTGATGACCATCATCAATGACCAGGGCGGACTCTTCGTCAACGGCAGCTTCGGAACTCTGGTAGCGGCATCCGCTGACACCCTCAGCGTTCGATTGGATCACAACGGCAAGACCGTTGAGCTGGGCAGATACACGTGGGAAATCAAAAGGCCTTCGATGGAATCAGGGGTCCTCTCCAGCGATGTCGTCGGCACCATCACGCAGTTTCCCGTGATCCTCGCGTGGGCGATCACCATCCACAAGTCCCAGGGCAAGACGATCCCGAAGCTCTTCATCAATCTCGTCGGCGGCACCGCCACCGACGGACAGTTTTACGTCGCTCTGTCTCGAGGGGTCGACCTGGCCCACCTGAGGTTCAGTGCGCCGGTGGAGCACCGGCACATCCGCGCCAACAACAGTCTCGTGCGCATGATCCGCCGTGAGGTCAGCCCGCTTACCTCCGCCTCCCGGCTGGTCTTC
Protein-coding sequences here:
- a CDS encoding polyribonucleotide nucleotidyltransferase, with the protein product MNNPVAFHVDEDFGTTEAAVTIDNGDFGTRTIRFETGQLARQAGGSVTTFLDDDNMLLATVTASNQPREGLDFFPLTVDVEERMYAAGRIPGSFFRREGRPSTDAILACRLIDRPLRPTFVKGLRNEVQVVITVLSQNPEDYYDVVAINGASAATQLSGLPVSGAVGGVRMALVADDKHPKGQWVAFPTHEQRDKSVFEMVVAGRIVDRKKGRNKGEDVAIMMVEAAAGENTLERIKDGSPAPTESTVSEGLEAAKPFIALLCKAQAGLAERAAKERREFPLFPAYSDEVYSAVEKKAGRKLADLMSVKGKQEREDATNDYMVEIEQSLLGTFNTDDASKQIRAAFNALMKQIVRTKILTEGFRIDGRGVADIRDLGVEVELIPRAHGSSLFERGETQILGVTTLDMLKMEQQIDSLSPETSKRYIHHYNFPPYSTGETGRVGSPKRREIGHGALAERALLPVIPSREDFPYAIRQVSEALGSNGSTSMGSVCAATLSMYNAGVPLRAPVAGIAMGLVSDEVDGETKYVALTDILGAEDAFGDMDFKVAGTSQFITALQLDTKLDGIPSQVLTDALEQAKEARTEILKTMAEVIDSPDEMSALAPKITSVKIPVSKIGELIGPKGKTINAITEETGAQVSIEDDGTVHVSATSGESVDAALEKINSLANPQLPKVGERFLGTVVKTVAFGAFVSLTPGRDGLIHISNLGGDQRVEKVEDVINVGDKIQVEIADIDNRGKISLTPVEG
- the rpsO gene encoding 30S ribosomal protein S15; its protein translation is MALTTEQKKAILGEYGLHETDTGSPEAQVAMLTNRINTLTEHLKFHKHDHHSRRGLLLMVGRRRALLKYLAAENITRYRDLIARLGLRR